Sequence from the Callospermophilus lateralis isolate mCalLat2 chromosome Y unlocalized genomic scaffold, mCalLat2.hap1 SUPER_Y_unloc_1, whole genome shotgun sequence genome:
tttttcacacacacatacatgcacagtatatatataagagatgcagaaaacttaaaatacagaaaaattgaaTCTAACAATAAGAGAGATTCAACCCAGAAAAACATGCTACTACTTTCACATCTTCATGCTGAAACAATCCCTACATGCACTCCAGGCTGCATTTTTATGACCTCTGAAGAGACACAGGAGGAATGAACACACGCTTTCCCCTCAGTGACAGTGGTTTTCTCAAAAAAGAGGTTGCTGGCTGAGGACAGGGCAGGACCATATCAGGCTGAGGCAgcgggatcacaggttcaaagccagcctcagcaacttagcaccatgactagtgagaccatgtctcaaaattgaaaaaaaataaaataaaataaaaaggactgggaagtggctcggtggttaagcacctttacgttaagtagtagtagtagtagtagtagtagtaataataataataataataataataataataataataataataattcaaaaaATTTTCCTCAGGTCTGAACAAGTCTAAGTGAATCTGAATCAACTGAAGCCTCACCACATTTCTTCTCTGGCGCTTTCCTCCAGGGCGATCCTTCCCACTGTTCAGAGGCGGGAGGCGGAAGGTGGGGCTAGAGGaggtgctgtttctgctgctccgTGGTGAAGCCAAGGAAGTCCGCAGGCTGCTTCTCCACAAGGTCTCGCCTACACGGAACACGGCATCTCAGAGAGAGGGAGAAGCCCCCCAAGCCGTGGGTTTTCACAGAAATCACCAGCGCTGTGACCACCCACGCAGAAATCAGAGCAGCTGGGCTCCAGTGAGTCTTCGGCCTCTGGAGCCAGGGCCCGGGTTTGAGCCCACATGCAGCTCTCCAGCGGCTCAGCAGAAGCACCTCAGCCCCTCTGCAGACCTCCAGGCTGCGCTGCTCCCATGCAGCTCACTCGGCTGCTACCTGTCCACAGCACAAGGCTATCGGCCGGCTCCCCCACCTCACTGGACACTCCGGTTCTGGAAGCAGAGCGACTCCATCTTGAATCACCTTCCTCGCCATTTTATGGGGGACATGGCTCACAGATGGAATTGTCACCTCAGCAGGTACCTGATTTCCAGCCACCCCCAGCGGTGATAACGCCTCACAGTGGCCTCCCAATACAAGATCAGCTCTCAGGTGGACAGGAGTGCAGTGCACCACCCACCCGGAGTGAGCTGGGGCTGAGAGGCCCCCAGTTGGAACCTGATAAATAAGAGAGGGAAGGGGACTACAATCTGGGACACAACTGAGAGATCAGGATCTGGGAAATCTCTAGGTGAGAGAGGGAGATGATACCATACTGGGGGCTCAAGTCAgatgaaattttactcagcaataaaagcccTATGAATGTCTACAATGTGGGAAAGCCTACACTAATTCCTCTTCTCTTCTGATACATGAACGaagtcatactggagagaagccctatgaatgaaatttcactcagcaataaaagagaataaaatcatagcattttcgggtaaatagatggcattggagaagataatgctaagtgaagttagccaatcccccaccaaaaaatgctgaatgttttctctgatataaggaggctgacccaTAGTGGTGTGGAGAGAGAAATAGATGAATTGTAAATAGGGGACAGGGATGGGAGGGAAACGGAGGGGGCaggagattagcaaggatggtggaatgtgatggacatcattactcaaagtaaatatataaagacacaaattgcgTGTCAACATACTATataaaaactgtggtatatatgtgtaataagaattgtaatgcaaaaacaaacaatcatcatcatcaacaacaacaacaaaataaaactacatATATAAAGACATGAAAAAACAAGACACCTGGAAAGTTGAAAGTGTTACCACATCGTTTAAAGAGCAGTAGGGTTTTCCCTGATGTGAATCCTTTCATATCTTTGGAGGAAACTGTGAAATCTGAATACTGCCCCACATGGCTTATCCACAGGATTTTCTACAGTCTGAGTCCTTTCATACAACTGAACAAAACTGGAACACCTGAGCCCTTTGTATTTCTTACTCACATAGGActtattcattttggcataaatcTTTCCAAAAGAATCTTCCCAGTccccagaaggaacagggaaaattTTCCACATTTCTCACACTCACAGGGCTTCTCTCCATGAATATTttcataaaagagaagaaaaataggTCTGGGACGTGAAGCTGATGGAATgtacaagtctgaggccagcctcagcaccttaggaAGACCATAAGGAACTTAGAtaatccctgtctcaaaaaacaaaaaggaatggggatgtgtctcagtggtagagtgccaccAGACCAAATCTccagtacaatccccagtacaataTTCAGCAAAGTGATCCCTTTTTTGTGTTTGAAGGGGACAAGAAATATTGACCCACCACATTTCACATTTAAAGGATTTTTCTCCTATAAACTTCTAACATGTTGATGAGAGGAACAGTAATAACAGAAGACTTTACCAGTTGTGTTCAAGAGTACAATTTCTCTGCCTTATGGGTTTGTTCATGTAAGTGAAGCTGAGAGGATGTAACAAAGGATTTTTCACATTgttgacattcatagggcttctctccagtatgacttCGTTCATGTATCAGAAGAGAAGAGGAATTAGTgtaggcttttccacattgtagacattcatagggcttctctcctgtATGAGTTCGCTCATGTATCACAAGGGAAGACGAAGTAGTgtaggcttttccacattgtttacattcatagggcttttctccagtatgtaTTCTTTCATGTACATGAAGTTCACAGGATCTACCAAAGGCTCTACCACATCTttgacattcatagggcttttctccagtatgtgTTCTTCCATGTCTGTTAAGCTGATAGGATGtagcaaaggcttttccacactgtttacattcatagggccTCTCTCCAGTATGTGTCCTTTCATGTTTGTGAAGCTGAGAGTATGCAGCAAAGTCTTTTCCACATTGTTGACatttatagggcttctctccagtatgcatccttccatgTGTGTGAAGGTCACTGGATCTAGCAAAGGCTCTACCACAttgtttacattcatagggcttctctccagtatgagttcgtTCATGTATGTGAAGCTGAGAAGATCtagcaaaggctttgccacaccgcttacattcatagggcttcactCCAGTATGAGTTTGCTGATGGGAGCGAAGGTGAGCAGACTGAatgaaggctttgccacactgcttacatttatagggcttctctccagtatgtgtcCGTTCATGTATCTGAAGGTAAGAAGAAGTACTGAAGACTTTTCCACATTGTTGGCATTCATTGGTCTTCTCTTCTTTGTGAGTTCTTCCATGCATGTGAGGTTCACTGGATGTATCAAAGGTTTTTCCACAATGTTGACTTTCATTGGACTTCTCTCCAGTATGGATTTGTTCATGCATCTGAAGGTAAGTTGAAGTAGtgaagcctttcccacagtgTTGACATTCATAGGGTTTCTCTCTAGTATGTGTTCTTTCATGTCTGTGAAGGTTAGAGGGGTCAGTGAAGGCttttccacactgcttacattcatagggcttctctccagtatgagttcgtTTATGTATGTGAAGCTGAGAAGATCTAGCAAAGgttttgccacactgcttacattcatagggcttttcTCTAGTATGAGTCCATTCATGTATCTGAAGGTAAGAAGAAGTACTGAAGACTTTCCCacatggttggcattcattggtcTTCTCTTTTGTGTGAGTTCTTCCATGCATGTGAGGTTCACTAGATGTATCAAAGGTTTTTCCACAATGTTAACTTCCATTGGGCTTCTCTTCAGTATGGATTTGTTCGTGTATCTGAAGGTGAGTTGAAGTAGTGAAAGCTTTTCCACATTGATGACATTcatagggtttctctccagtatgcATTCTTTCATGTCTGTGAAGGTTAGAGGAGTCAGTGAAGGCTTTTCCACACTGTTTACATTTATAGGGCCTCTCTCCAGTATGCGTCCTTTCATGTTTGTGAAGCTGAGAGTATGCAGCAAAGTCTTTTCCACATTGTTGACatttatagggcttctctccagtatgcgtCCTTCCATGTGTCTGAAGGACACTGGATCTAGCAAAGGCTCTACCACAttgtttacattcatagggcttctctccagtatgagttcgtTCATGTATGTGAAGCTGAGAAGAACtagcaaaggctttgccacaccacttacattcatagggcttcactCCAGTATGAGTTTGCTCATGGGAGCGAAGGTGAGCAGACTGAatgaaggctttgccacactgcttacatttatAGGGCTTCACTCCAGTATGTGTTCGTTCATGTATCTGAAGGTAAGAAGAAGTACTGAAGACTTTTCCACATTGTTGGCATTCATTGGTCTTCTCTTCTTTGTGAGTTCTTCCATGCATGTGAGGTTTACTGGATGTATCAAAGGTTTTTCCACAATGTTGACTTTCATTGGACTTCTCTCCAGTATGGATTTGTTCATGCATCTGAAGGTAAGTTGAAGTAGtgaagcctttcccacagtgTTGACATTCATAGGGTTTCTCTCTAGTATGTGTTCTTTCATGTCTGTGAAGGTTAGAGGGGTTAGTGAAGGCTTTttcacactgcttacattcatagggcttctctccagtatgagttcgtTTATGTATGTGAAGCTGAGGAGATCtagcaaaggcttttccacacagtttacatacatagggcttctctccagtatgagttttCACATGTGAGTGAAGGTGAGTGGACTgagtgaaggctttcccacactgcttacattcatagggcttctctccagtatgaatccgTTCATGTATCTGAAGGTTAGAAAAAGTACTGAAGACTTTTCCACATTGTTGGCATTCATAGGATTTCTCTGTCATATGAGTGTTTTCGAGTGAGTGAAGGTTAGAAGACTgagcaaaagctttgccacactgcttacattcatagggcttctccctAGTATGAGTTCGTTCATGTCTGTGAAGGTTAGAAGAAGTAATGAAGACttttccacactgcttacattcatagggcttctccctAGTATGAGTTCGTTCATGCCTGTGAAGGTTAGAAGAAGTAGTGAAGACTTTTCCACATTGTTGGCATTCATTGGGCTTCTCTCCAGCATGGATTTGTTCATGTATCTGAAGGTAAGATGAAGTAGTgtaggcttttccacattgttgacatttatagggcttctctccagtatgagtttgCTCATGAGAGTGAAGGTGAGCAGACTgagtgaaggctttcccacactgctgacactcatagggcttctctcctgtatgagtctgttcatgtatctggaggcAAGATGAAGtactgaaggctttcccacattgttGACATTCATAGGGTTTCTCTCTAGTATGTGTCCTCTGGTGTATTCTAAGTAAACTGGGATGAGCCAAGTCCTTTCCACATACCTTACATTTGAAATGTGCTTTCCCAGTGGGCCTGATAATGTGACATCGAAGACCTGTGAATGAAACCAAAGTTTTACCACCTTGTTTACATTTATGGATTTTCTCTCcagaatgagttctttcatgtttTCTAAATAAAGTGGGAGAATGAAAGGCTTTCCCAGATACCTCACATTGAAATGGTTCACCTCCACTGTGTGTTCTCATGTGTCTTTGAACAGCTGGGAGAGAAGAAAAGGCTTCATCACATTGTTGACATTCGTATGATTGGCACTCAGTATGAGAATCTTCATGTCTTTGAATGTTACTGGAAAAACTGATGACTCTTCCACATACTGTACTTTCATATGGACCATCTCCAGTTTGTGTTAACATTTGTGTGTGAACACTTTTGAGAGAAACCAGAGATTTCCTATATTGTTTAAATTCACATGGCTTCTCTTCACACTCTTCATGCTTATAGCATTCATTCCCACAGTAAGATCTGAAGTGCCTGTGAAGGTATGAAGGACATATGCAGTCATTTGCACACATAATGCCATCATATGAATTCactctattaaaattttttttctctacttAAGAACTGGAATCTCATTGAAAATTTCCCCATACTGTTCTTTGCCTTTGAAGTTTACCATAAGATTTCTTTAAAGTATGATCAGCACATGATTAATGCTTGATTCAAtcatgattttatatttatttaaaggtGCTAGGCTTACATTACTACCAACATCAGGTAAAGACCAGGTTTTCCAACTTGTTCAAATTGCCAGAAAATAAAGGGATTGAGAGGAAACAATGCTTTGCAACACAGCTTGCCTATGACTATTATCCAAATAGTGATATTTACATATGCAATTTCATAGTACTTTTGCATGTCAAGTACTTTGAAAAGACTGAGTATATTTTACAGTTAAATATACAggtatataaaatttatttcagtTGTGAATAAACTTTATTGATTTA
This genomic interval carries:
- the LOC143639902 gene encoding LOW QUALITY PROTEIN: uncharacterized protein LOC143639902 (The sequence of the model RefSeq protein was modified relative to this genomic sequence to represent the inferred CDS: substituted 1 base at 1 genomic stop codon), yielding MISVTFEDVAVNFTQEEWTLLDASQKNLYRDVMLEVLRNLASIGKRWDDKNIDDQINNSGSNLRHFRSYCGNECYKHEECEEKPCEFKQYRKSLVSLKSVHTQMLTQTGDGPYESTVCGRVISFSSNIQRHEDSHTECQSYECQQCDEAFSSLPAVQRHMRTHSGGEPFQCEVSGKAFHSPTLFRKHERTHSGEKIHKCKQGGKTLVSFTGLRCHIIRPTGKAHFKCKVCGKDLAHPSLLRIHQRTHTREKPYECQQCGKAFSTSSCLQIHEQTHTGEKPYECQQCGKAFTQSAHLHSHEQTHTGEKPYKCQQCGKAYTTSSYLQIHEQIHAGEKPNECQQCGKVFTTSSNLHRHERTHTREKPYECKQCGKVFITSSNLHRHERTHTREKPYECKQCGKAFAQSSNLHSLENTHMTEKSYECQQCGKVFSTFSNLQIHERIHTGEKPYECKQCGKAFTQSTHLHSHVKTHTGEKPYVCKLCGKAFARSPQLHIHKRTHTGEKPYECKQCEKAFTNPSNLHRHERTHTREKPYECQHCGKGFTTSTYLQMHEQIHTGEKSNESQHCGKTFDTSSKPHMHGRTHKEEKTNECQQCGKVFSTSSYLQIHERTHTGVKPYKCKQCGKAFIQSAHLRSHEQTHTGVKPYECKWCGKAFASSSQLHIHERTHTGEKPYECKQCGRAFARSSVLQTHGRTHTGEKPYKCQQCGKDFAAYSQLHKHERTHTGERPYKCKQCGKAFTDSSNLHRHERMHTGEKPYECHQCGKAFTTSTHLQIHEQIHTEEKPNGSXHCGKTFDTSSEPHMHGRTHTKEKTNECQPCGKVFSTSSYLQIHEWTHTREKPYECKQCGKTFARSSQLHIHKRTHTGEKPYECKQCGKAFTDPSNLHRHERTHTREKPYECQHCGKGFTTSTYLQMHEQIHTGEKSNESQHCGKTFDTSSEPHMHGRTHKEEKTNECQQCGKVFSTSSYLQIHERTHTGEKPYKCKQCGKAFIQSAHLRSHQQTHTGVKPYECKRCGKAFARSSQLHIHERTHTGEKPYECKQCGRAFARSSDLHTHGRMHTGEKPYKCQQCGKDFAAYSQLHKHERTHTGERPYECKQCGKAFATSYQLNRHGRTHTGEKPYECQRCGRAFGRSCELHVHERIHTGEKPYECKQCGKAYTTSSSLVIHERTHTGEKPYECLQCGKAYTNSSSLLIHERSHTGEKPYECQQCEKSFVTSSQLHLHEQTHKAEKLYS